A single region of the Roseivivax sp. THAF197b genome encodes:
- a CDS encoding aspartate aminotransferase family protein, with the protein MSHIFSRHCHATPPKAVGGEGCYLIDDSGKRYLDGSGGAAVSCLGHGDAEVTAAIEAQLEQLAFAHTGFFTSEPAEKLADLLIEHAPGDLDRVYLVSGGSEATEAAIKLARQYWVEKGQPERGRLIARKQSYHGNTIGALSAGGNEWRRQQFGPLLLDVSHIDPCYEYRYRRDDESLEEYGARAAQALEDELLRVGPETVMAFMAEPVVGATAGALAPAPGYFKRIREICDKYGILLILDEVMCGMGRTGTLYACEQDGIAPDILCIAKGLGAGYQPIGAMLCTAEIYQTLADGSGFFQHGHTYLGHPAAAAAGHAVVSAILNRGLIRRVNEQGDKLVARLQDRFGQHPHVGDIRGRGLFRGIELVEDRSTKAPFDPARKLGATLKKAAFAEGLVCYPMSGTIDGKTGDHILLAPPFIIEDAQLDELVDKLNRAITATL; encoded by the coding sequence ATGTCCCACATCTTTTCGCGTCACTGCCATGCCACCCCGCCCAAAGCCGTGGGTGGAGAGGGCTGCTACCTGATCGATGACAGCGGCAAACGCTATCTGGACGGCTCGGGCGGGGCTGCGGTCTCCTGCCTCGGCCATGGCGATGCGGAAGTGACGGCCGCCATCGAGGCGCAGCTCGAACAGCTGGCCTTCGCCCATACCGGCTTTTTCACATCCGAGCCTGCCGAGAAGCTGGCCGATCTGCTGATCGAACACGCGCCCGGTGATCTCGACCGGGTCTATCTCGTCTCCGGCGGGTCCGAGGCCACGGAAGCCGCGATCAAGCTCGCGCGGCAATACTGGGTCGAAAAGGGCCAGCCCGAACGCGGGCGGCTCATCGCCCGCAAGCAAAGCTATCACGGCAACACGATCGGCGCGCTGTCGGCGGGCGGCAATGAATGGCGGCGCCAGCAATTCGGGCCCCTTCTCTTGGACGTGAGCCATATCGATCCCTGCTACGAATACCGCTATCGCCGCGACGACGAGAGCCTTGAAGAATACGGGGCGCGTGCCGCACAGGCGCTGGAGGATGAGCTTCTGCGCGTCGGCCCAGAGACAGTCATGGCCTTCATGGCCGAACCCGTGGTGGGTGCCACGGCAGGCGCGCTTGCCCCGGCGCCGGGCTATTTCAAGCGCATCCGCGAGATCTGCGACAAGTACGGGATCCTTCTGATCCTCGACGAAGTGATGTGCGGCATGGGCCGGACCGGCACGCTTTACGCCTGCGAACAGGACGGCATCGCGCCGGATATCCTGTGCATCGCGAAAGGCCTCGGTGCGGGCTACCAGCCCATCGGGGCCATGCTCTGCACCGCCGAGATCTATCAGACGCTGGCCGATGGCTCCGGGTTCTTCCAGCATGGCCATACCTATCTGGGCCACCCGGCAGCGGCGGCTGCGGGGCACGCCGTGGTCAGCGCGATCCTGAACCGCGGATTGATCCGGCGGGTCAACGAACAGGGCGACAAGCTGGTTGCGCGCCTGCAGGACCGTTTCGGCCAGCATCCGCATGTGGGCGACATCCGGGGGCGCGGGCTGTTCCGTGGCATCGAGCTTGTGGAGGATCGCAGCACCAAGGCGCCCTTCGATCCCGCCCGAAAGCTGGGCGCGACGCTGAAGAAGGCGGCCTTTGCCGAAGGCCTCGTCTGCTACCCGATGTCGGGCACGATCGACGGCAAGACTGGCGATCACATCCTGCTCGCACCGCCCTTCATCATCGAGGATGCGCAGCTCGACGAATTGGTCGACAAGCTCAACAGGGCCATCACCGCGACACTCTGA
- the gabT gene encoding 4-aminobutyrate--2-oxoglutarate transaminase has protein sequence MSTALASAKAQAASATTNAALLARKDAAVPRGVASAAPVFAAYAENAELWDVEGNRYIDFAGGIAVLNTGHRHPDVVAAAKAQEDRYTHTSFQVVPYEPYVALAEKLNALAPGDFAKKSLLVTTGAEAVENAVKIARAYTGRPGVIAFSGGYHGRTLLTLGMTGKIAPYKKDVGPFPSDIFRAPFPDARNGVTVEDALKGLETLMLTDADPSRIAAMIIEPVLGEGGYVPVPTEMLQALRAICDKHGILLIADEIQAGFGRTGTWFAIEHSGVVPDLITVAKSMAGGYPVAGVIGRAEVMDAPIPGGLGGTYGGNPVACAAALAAIEAIEAEGLMARSTQLGEMFRARFAEIGARTAPYRMWDIRGLGAMLAVEFVTDFDMATPDAAFTKSVISHAQKRGLILLACGMHGNALRIMVPLTASDAVIEEGLAIFEAALADAVAAEHAIAAE, from the coding sequence ATGAGCACCGCGCTGGCCTCCGCCAAGGCGCAAGCCGCCTCGGCCACCACGAACGCGGCTCTTCTCGCGCGCAAGGATGCCGCCGTTCCGCGCGGCGTGGCCTCCGCCGCCCCGGTTTTCGCGGCATACGCGGAAAACGCCGAGCTTTGGGATGTCGAAGGCAATCGCTACATCGACTTCGCCGGTGGCATCGCGGTTCTGAACACCGGCCACCGTCATCCCGATGTGGTCGCTGCAGCCAAGGCGCAGGAAGACCGCTATACGCACACGTCCTTCCAGGTCGTCCCCTATGAGCCTTACGTGGCACTGGCCGAAAAGCTGAACGCGCTGGCGCCCGGTGATTTCGCCAAGAAGTCGCTTCTGGTGACGACCGGCGCCGAAGCCGTCGAGAACGCCGTGAAGATCGCCCGCGCCTATACCGGCCGTCCCGGCGTCATCGCCTTCTCGGGCGGCTATCATGGCCGCACGCTGCTGACGCTCGGCATGACCGGCAAGATCGCGCCCTACAAGAAAGATGTGGGTCCCTTCCCGTCCGACATCTTCCGCGCGCCCTTCCCCGATGCCCGCAACGGCGTCACGGTCGAGGATGCACTGAAAGGTCTCGAGACGCTGATGCTGACCGATGCCGATCCCTCGCGCATCGCAGCCATGATCATCGAGCCCGTGCTGGGTGAAGGCGGCTACGTGCCCGTGCCCACCGAGATGCTGCAGGCGCTGCGCGCGATCTGCGACAAGCACGGCATCCTGCTGATCGCGGATGAGATCCAGGCGGGCTTCGGTCGCACCGGCACCTGGTTCGCCATCGAGCATTCGGGCGTCGTGCCGGACCTCATTACCGTGGCGAAATCCATGGCGGGCGGCTACCCGGTCGCGGGCGTCATCGGCCGCGCCGAGGTGATGGACGCACCGATCCCCGGTGGCCTCGGTGGCACCTATGGCGGCAACCCCGTGGCCTGCGCCGCAGCCCTTGCCGCGATCGAGGCCATCGAGGCCGAAGGTCTGATGGCCCGCTCCACCCAGCTCGGTGAGATGTTCCGCGCCCGCTTTGCAGAAATCGGCGCGCGCACGGCGCCCTACCGGATGTGGGATATTCGCGGCCTGGGTGCGATGCTCGCGGTCGAGTTCGTCACCGATTTCGACATGGCGACACCGGATGCGGCCTTCACCAAGTCGGTCATCAGCCATGCGCAGAAGCGTGGCCTGATCCTGCTGGCTTGCGGCATGCACGGCAACGCGCTGCGCATCATGGTTCCGCTGACGGCGTCCGATGCGGTCATCGAGGAAGGTCTTGCCATCTTCGAAGCGGCCCTGGCCGACGCGGTCGCTGCCGAACACGCGATTGCCGCGGAGTAA
- a CDS encoding carboxymuconolactone decarboxylase family protein encodes MTAEHNLAPLPDSNWPSEIADLRDGFAGQLNVYRTMAHHPELLRAWMDLRDHIVNGTALGPVRSEVVILRTGFRLGSEYEWLQHIERARKVGLSDARIATAMGPKAAMSDEDTLLTNAVDELFDTSRLTPATRDAMIASYGKAALLDLMATVGFYSTLGFMLNSFDTPLDDDIRARLEEHPFDP; translated from the coding sequence ATGACGGCGGAGCACAACCTCGCCCCCCTGCCCGACAGCAACTGGCCCAGCGAGATCGCGGATCTGCGCGACGGATTTGCCGGGCAGCTCAACGTCTATCGCACCATGGCGCACCATCCGGAGCTGCTGCGGGCCTGGATGGATCTGCGGGACCATATCGTCAACGGGACGGCCTTGGGCCCTGTCCGCAGTGAAGTCGTCATCCTGCGCACGGGGTTCCGGCTGGGGTCGGAATACGAATGGCTCCAGCATATCGAACGGGCCCGAAAGGTTGGGCTGTCGGATGCGCGCATCGCCACGGCCATGGGGCCGAAAGCCGCCATGAGCGATGAGGACACTCTGCTGACAAATGCCGTGGACGAGCTGTTCGACACCTCGCGCCTGACGCCCGCGACGCGGGACGCGATGATCGCAAGCTATGGCAAGGCGGCCCTGCTGGACCTGATGGCCACCGTGGGCTTCTACTCGACGCTGGGTTTCATGCTGAACTCGTTCGACACGCCGCTGGACGACGATATCCGCGCGCGGCTCGAGGAACATCCGTTCGACCCGTAA
- a CDS encoding FMN-binding glutamate synthase family protein, producing MRYAVLIGVGLLALLSLIGVFWSAWFWFGVAIFGALTALGLYDFLQDSHSILRNYPLLGRMRFMFEGIRPEIRQYLIESDQDEEPFSRDKRSIVYQRAKGVEDKRPFGTRQRVYDQGYEWITHSVAPKHLEDHDFRVRIGGPDCTQPYDASLYNISAMSFGALSANAILALNTGAAKGGFAHDTGEGGISRYHREGGGDLIYEVGSGFFGCRTEDGRFDPAKFSEQAADPQVKLIELKLSQGAKPGHGGMLPASKITPEIAEARDIPMGQDCVSPAANPEFSTPLELVQFIGKMRAHAHGKPVGFKMCIGHRREFMCIVKAMLETGIVPDFIVIDGKEGGTGAAPLEFANHIGMPLVEGLVFAHNTLRGAGLRDQIKIGASGKLLTSFDIAKALALGADWANSARGFMFAIGCIQAQACHTNHCPVGVATQDPWRQRALDPVGKAERVYRFHNNTLKALAEMTGAAGLSAPGDFRPHHLMMRESARDMVTGEDVYPYLPDGFLLREEEDKFGYLGRWHRARANDFEPFDVV from the coding sequence ATGCGTTATGCGGTATTGATCGGGGTCGGCCTTCTGGCCCTTCTCTCCCTGATCGGGGTGTTCTGGTCGGCGTGGTTCTGGTTTGGCGTCGCGATCTTCGGCGCGCTGACAGCCCTCGGGCTCTACGATTTTCTGCAGGACAGCCATTCGATCCTGCGCAACTACCCGCTTCTGGGCCGCATGCGCTTCATGTTCGAAGGCATCCGCCCGGAGATCCGCCAGTACCTCATTGAAAGCGATCAGGACGAGGAGCCGTTTTCCCGCGACAAGCGCTCCATCGTCTATCAGCGCGCCAAGGGCGTCGAGGACAAGCGCCCCTTCGGCACCCGTCAGCGGGTCTACGATCAGGGCTACGAATGGATCACCCATTCCGTGGCGCCCAAGCATCTTGAAGACCATGATTTCCGCGTGCGCATCGGCGGACCGGACTGCACGCAACCCTATGACGCCTCGCTCTACAACATCTCGGCGATGTCCTTTGGCGCGCTGTCGGCCAATGCGATCCTCGCGCTCAATACCGGCGCGGCCAAGGGCGGGTTTGCCCATGACACCGGCGAAGGCGGGATCAGCCGCTATCACCGAGAAGGCGGCGGCGATCTGATCTACGAGGTGGGCTCCGGCTTTTTCGGCTGCCGCACCGAGGATGGACGCTTCGATCCTGCGAAATTCTCCGAACAGGCGGCAGACCCGCAGGTCAAACTCATCGAGCTGAAGCTGAGCCAGGGCGCCAAGCCCGGCCATGGCGGCATGCTGCCCGCCTCCAAGATCACGCCCGAGATCGCCGAGGCCCGCGATATCCCGATGGGACAGGATTGCGTCTCACCCGCCGCAAACCCCGAGTTTTCCACACCGCTGGAGCTTGTTCAGTTCATCGGCAAGATGCGCGCCCATGCCCATGGCAAGCCCGTGGGCTTCAAGATGTGCATCGGGCACCGGCGGGAATTCATGTGCATCGTGAAGGCGATGCTGGAGACCGGGATCGTGCCCGATTTCATCGTGATCGACGGCAAGGAAGGCGGCACGGGGGCGGCACCTCTGGAATTTGCCAACCATATCGGCATGCCGCTCGTCGAGGGGCTGGTCTTTGCGCATAACACCCTGCGCGGGGCCGGTCTGCGCGACCAGATCAAGATCGGCGCTTCGGGCAAGCTTCTGACGTCGTTCGATATTGCCAAGGCTCTGGCGCTGGGCGCCGATTGGGCCAATTCCGCGCGCGGCTTCATGTTCGCCATCGGCTGCATCCAGGCGCAGGCCTGCCACACCAACCATTGCCCCGTGGGCGTGGCCACGCAGGACCCGTGGCGGCAGCGCGCGCTCGATCCCGTGGGCAAGGCCGAACGCGTCTACCGGTTCCACAACAACACGTTGAAGGCGCTGGCCGAGATGACGGGAGCCGCGGGCCTTTCGGCACCCGGCGATTTCCGGCCGCATCACCTGATGATGCGCGAAAGCGCGCGCGACATGGTCACCGGCGAGGATGTCTATCCCTATCTGCCCGACGGTTTCCTCCTGCGAGAGGAGGAGGACAAGTTCGGCTATCTCGGACGGTGGCACCGCGCGCGCGCCAATGATTTCGAACCGTTCGACGTTGTCTGA
- a CDS encoding cupin domain-containing protein: MDVGGRLRAVRETRKLSQRDLAARAGMTNGAISLIEQNKSSPSVSSLKALLDAIPMTMSEFFSEVEGAEPTKYFYSQSEFVELSPQDMGMGETAARVSLRQLGNTADHSLQVLHEHYPPGADTGPDMLSHQGEEAGIVVSGIIKITVDDQERVLNPGEGYLFDSRLPHRFQNIGDVPCVIISACTPPSF; this comes from the coding sequence ATGGACGTTGGTGGTCGATTGAGGGCAGTGCGGGAGACCCGCAAGCTGTCGCAGCGCGATCTGGCCGCGCGGGCCGGCATGACCAATGGGGCCATCTCGCTCATTGAGCAGAACAAGTCGAGCCCGTCAGTATCCTCGCTCAAGGCGCTTCTCGACGCCATTCCCATGACGATGTCGGAGTTCTTCTCCGAGGTCGAGGGCGCGGAGCCCACGAAATACTTCTACAGTCAAAGCGAATTTGTCGAGCTTTCCCCGCAGGATATGGGCATGGGCGAGACGGCGGCACGGGTGTCGCTGCGCCAGCTCGGCAATACCGCGGATCACAGCCTTCAGGTCCTGCACGAACATTACCCGCCGGGTGCCGATACCGGCCCCGACATGCTGAGCCACCAGGGCGAAGAGGCGGGAATCGTGGTTTCGGGAATCATCAAAATCACTGTCGACGACCAGGAGCGGGTGCTCAATCCAGGGGAGGGATACCTCTTCGACAGCCGCTTGCCGCACAGATTTCAGAATATCGGCGATGTTCCATGCGTGATTATCAGCGCCTGCACACCGCCTTCGTTC